GCCTGCCAGCCGACGGGCGCCCGGGAGCGCCGGCTTCCAGCCGGCCCCACGAGGCCGTGCCTGACTCCATCGAGGCGATCGTGCCCGATGCGGGAGGCCGCCGCTGATGGCAAACCAGTGGCTGGCCAGCGCGGCTCCGGCGCCGGTGCCCGTCCGCCGGGAGGGCCTGCGCGACCTGGCCCGCCGCCACGTGTTCCTGCTCGCGGTGCCCGCGGCGATCCTGGCGGACGCCCTCGTCATCCACCTGATGTTCCGCCTGACGTACGCGCTGCGCTACGAGTGGAAGTTGCTCGCGCCCTGGCCGCACGCCGCCCCGCCCTGGGAGCCGTACTTCTGGGGCTCGTGGTTCGTGGCCGTGCTCTGGGTGGGCGTGATGGCCGCCCTGGGAATGTACCGCGATCGCCGCGGGCACGGGCATTTCGACGATGCGGTGCTCCTGACGTTCGCGCTGGCGCTCGGGACGGTGCTCGCACTGGCGGCATCCTTCTTCTATCGCGAGTTCAGCTTCTCGCGGCTCGTGCTGGTCTTCGGCGCGGGTTTCACGTGGTTCGCACTGACCGCCTGGCACTACGTACTGCGCCAGACCCAGCGGGCGCTCCTCCGGAGAGGGTGGGGAGCCCTCAACACCCTGATCGTGGGCTGCAACAGCCTTTCCGAGACGGTGGGCACGCGATTGTATCGCCACCCCGAAATAGGCCACCGCCTGGTCGGCTTCGTACCGGCCAACGACGAGAACGTCGGCGGCGATCGCTGGATCTTCCCGGCCTGGTCGCGCGAGCACAACGAGCTGGCGGGCTGGGGGCCGGTCCTGGGCACTCTCGCCGATCTCGAACGCATCGTGGCCGTGCATCGCATCGACGAGGTGGTGCTGGCCGTGCCGGGCGCGGCCTTCCATCAGCTGTTCGAGCTGATGAACCGCTGCGCGCAGGCCGGGCGGCCCGTACGCTTCCGCATCGTCCCCGACCTGACCGAACTGGTGACCGCCAAGCTCGCCATCGACGAACTCGACGGCGTGCCCACGCTCGCCATCCGGGACGTGCCGCTGCGCAAGCCCGTCAACCGCTTCCTCAAGCGCACGCTGGACATCGCCTTCGCGGCCGGCGGCCTCCTCGCGCTGGCGCCGCTGCTGGGCGCGATCGCCCTGGCCGTGCGCGCCGACGGCGGCCCGGCGCTGTTCCGGCAGGAGCGCATGGGGCGGGACGGGCGCCTCTTCCAGCTCATCAAGTTCCGGACGATGGTGCTCGATGCCGAGGCGGCGAGCGGGCCGGTCTGGACCAGCAAGGTAGACTCCCGGGTTACCCGGCTCGGGGCGTTCCTGCGCCGGTGGAGCCTGGACGAGCTGCCGCAGATCTGGAACGTGCTGGTCGGCGACATGAGCCTGGTGGGCCCGCGGCCGGAGCGGCCGTACTTCGTGGACCAGTTCCGCATCTTCGTGC
This genomic window from Candidatus Tanganyikabacteria bacterium contains:
- a CDS encoding sugar transferase — encoded protein: MANQWLASAAPAPVPVRREGLRDLARRHVFLLAVPAAILADALVIHLMFRLTYALRYEWKLLAPWPHAAPPWEPYFWGSWFVAVLWVGVMAALGMYRDRRGHGHFDDAVLLTFALALGTVLALAASFFYREFSFSRLVLVFGAGFTWFALTAWHYVLRQTQRALLRRGWGALNTLIVGCNSLSETVGTRLYRHPEIGHRLVGFVPANDENVGGDRWIFPAWSREHNELAGWGPVLGTLADLERIVAVHRIDEVVLAVPGAAFHQLFELMNRCAQAGRPVRFRIVPDLTELVTAKLAIDELDGVPTLAIRDVPLRKPVNRFLKRTLDIAFAAGGLLALAPLLGAIALAVRADGGPALFRQERMGRDGRLFQLIKFRTMVLDAEAASGPVWTSKVDSRVTRLGAFLRRWSLDELPQIWNVLVGDMSLVGPRPERPYFVDQFRIFVPKYMDRHLVRCGLTGWAQINGLRGEEGSIEERTRYDIYYIENWSLLFDLKILLRTLYEVVVHKAY